Proteins encoded by one window of Methanobacterium formicicum:
- a CDS encoding DUF61 family protein produces the protein MSRGDVNREERLLKKQIMVLNRHLPRRRKTLKELLGEERPHVLGNDGTRHRFKKKELDKISSFISPDKWGQLKLPLYIEISSEMNGSRIKGKLECRVVCRILEKEDCGEEIYIYRADVKVVRRELPTTSQYIFLVK, from the coding sequence ATGAGTAGAGGAGATGTAAACCGGGAAGAGAGACTCTTAAAAAAACAGATCATGGTGTTGAACCGTCACCTTCCCCGGCGAAGAAAAACCCTGAAGGAACTTTTAGGGGAGGAACGGCCCCATGTACTGGGTAACGATGGGACACGCCACCGTTTCAAGAAAAAAGAACTGGATAAAATCTCATCATTCATTTCCCCGGATAAATGGGGACAGTTGAAGTTGCCCTTGTACATCGAGATCAGTTCCGAGATGAACGGTTCCCGTATAAAGGGAAAACTGGAATGCCGAGTGGTATGCCGGATCCTGGAAAAGGAAGATTGTGGTGAGGAAATTTATATTTACCGTGCGGATGTAAAGGTAGTTAGAAGGGAGTTACCCACTACCTCGCAGTACATATTTCTGGTTAAATAA
- a CDS encoding ATP-grasp domain-containing protein — protein MENILVVGVNTRAVACSLKRLGYTVYSADYFGTVDLGSCADRVESILDQKPGISCGRFSENFNPNLLREIALEMVGDVDGVISLAGSSPSWFPSRKIIGNMEVDGVEDKFALFQRLNKYFNVSPTYLPSDNAEVWEIISNAPEKKFILKPRSGAGGYGVRILQGHGSGVTGLPEEVNLSQWLLQEFIEGENVSASVLSTPDEAHTILTTKQIIGDCTLGQKEPFGYCGNLVPYPRGLVNEGDKVSHGELALTNLDQKISQMATKVVDHLSLVGSNGVDFINQNGELYVIEVNPRVQGTWECAELSLNLNMAQAHLEACQGQLPEVPPPQKFAVKMVVHALERSLVGDLHFPGVYDLPHPGVIIEEGEPMVTVLSTGPTPEAIMTSAQKKVDQLYRAVSPDI, from the coding sequence ATGGAAAACATTCTGGTAGTGGGTGTTAACACCCGTGCTGTGGCTTGTTCCCTTAAAAGGTTAGGATACACTGTTTACTCTGCTGATTATTTTGGGACCGTGGATCTGGGATCTTGTGCTGACCGGGTAGAATCAATTCTGGACCAGAAACCCGGTATTTCATGTGGTAGGTTTTCAGAAAACTTCAATCCGAATCTTTTGAGAGAAATAGCCCTGGAAATGGTAGGGGATGTAGATGGTGTTATATCCCTGGCTGGTTCATCTCCTTCATGGTTCCCTTCCCGCAAAATTATTGGAAACATGGAAGTAGATGGAGTTGAAGATAAATTTGCCCTTTTCCAGAGACTTAACAAATATTTCAACGTTTCACCGACATATCTACCTTCTGATAATGCTGAAGTCTGGGAAATCATCAGCAATGCCCCCGAAAAGAAGTTCATTTTAAAACCAAGATCCGGGGCCGGTGGTTACGGGGTTCGGATTCTCCAGGGTCATGGTTCGGGAGTAACTGGTTTACCAGAAGAGGTAAATTTATCCCAGTGGCTACTTCAGGAATTTATTGAGGGTGAAAATGTAAGTGCATCGGTTCTCTCCACCCCTGATGAGGCCCATACTATCCTTACCACTAAACAGATCATTGGGGACTGCACTCTGGGTCAGAAGGAACCCTTTGGATACTGTGGAAACCTGGTACCCTATCCCAGGGGTCTGGTTAATGAGGGGGATAAAGTTTCCCACGGTGAACTAGCCCTCACTAACCTGGATCAGAAGATCTCCCAGATGGCCACAAAAGTGGTGGACCATCTATCCCTGGTGGGCTCAAATGGGGTAGATTTCATCAACCAGAATGGTGAGTTATACGTAATTGAAGTAAACCCCCGAGTACAGGGTACCTGGGAATGTGCAGAACTATCACTTAACTTAAACATGGCTCAAGCCCATCTGGAAGCATGTCAGGGGCAACTTCCGGAAGTTCCTCCTCCCCAGAAATTTGCAGTTAAAATGGTGGTCCATGCCCTGGAAAGATCATTGGTAGGTGATCTTCACTTCCCTGGAGTTTACGACCTACCCCATCCAGGGGTTATCATTGAAGAGGGAGAACCCATGGTCACAGTTTTAAGTACTGGACCTACACCGGAAGCTATAATGACTTCCGCCCAAAAAAAGGTTGATCAACTTTACCGGGCAGTAAGTCCGGATATTTGA